The following proteins are encoded in a genomic region of Pseudodesulfovibrio mercurii:
- the yjgA gene encoding ribosome biogenesis factor YjgA has product MAKKKPTYRPEEFDEIDDRPSRSQLKRDMTALQQLGADLAALGDKVILEADLPPEVEKALLLIKTLTKHEAKRRHMQYVGKLMRTFDTTHVRELVEAAHLGHEVKTQAFQAIESLRDRLLDGDDDLLQELFETHPDNGQRIRQLTLGARREKTAGKPPKDARALFRLLRDLQSAE; this is encoded by the coding sequence ATGGCAAAGAAGAAACCGACCTACCGGCCCGAGGAATTCGACGAGATCGACGACCGCCCGAGCCGCTCCCAGCTCAAGCGCGACATGACCGCCCTGCAACAGCTCGGGGCCGACCTGGCCGCGCTGGGCGACAAGGTGATCTTGGAGGCGGACCTGCCCCCCGAGGTGGAAAAGGCCCTGCTGCTCATCAAGACCCTGACCAAGCACGAGGCCAAACGCCGCCACATGCAGTACGTGGGCAAGCTCATGCGCACCTTCGACACCACCCACGTTCGCGAACTGGTGGAGGCCGCCCACCTCGGCCACGAGGTCAAGACCCAGGCCTTCCAGGCGATCGAATCCCTGCGCGACCGCCTCCTGGACGGCGACGACGACCTGCTCCAGGAACTGTTCGAGACCCACCCGGACAACGGCCAGCGCATCCGCCAACTGACCCTTGGCGCCCGCCGCGAAAAAACCGCCGGCAAGCCCCCCAAGGACGCCCGCGCCCTCTTCCGCCTCCTCCGCGATCTCCAGTCAGCGGAGTAA
- a CDS encoding ABC-type transport auxiliary lipoprotein family protein, with protein sequence MKRYALLIALLVTALAASACVKLGSKPLEKRYYQIAPARTAPKAAAPRDIILLVRRLSVSDLYNTRELVYRGPEERIDSDFYNMFFVSPANMLTTELRRWLRESGLFAHIIEPGSMAVPGLTLEGTVNALYGDYSTAAPAAVVEMQFFAVDESTADNTIVFSGSYSERIPLADGSPQALVKGLTQGVETVFTALESDLAAAPLKN encoded by the coding sequence ATGAAACGATACGCCCTTCTCATCGCCCTCCTGGTCACGGCCCTGGCCGCTTCGGCCTGCGTCAAGCTGGGCAGCAAGCCCCTGGAAAAGCGCTACTACCAGATCGCCCCGGCACGCACCGCGCCCAAGGCGGCCGCCCCCCGCGACATCATCCTCCTTGTCCGGCGGCTGTCCGTCTCGGACCTCTACAACACCCGCGAGCTGGTCTATCGCGGCCCCGAGGAACGCATTGATTCCGATTTCTACAACATGTTCTTCGTCAGCCCGGCCAACATGCTGACCACCGAGTTGCGCCGCTGGCTGCGCGAGTCCGGCCTGTTCGCGCACATCATCGAGCCCGGCAGCATGGCCGTGCCCGGCCTGACCCTGGAGGGCACGGTCAACGCGCTCTACGGCGACTATTCCACCGCCGCCCCCGCCGCCGTGGTCGAGATGCAGTTCTTCGCGGTGGACGAATCCACCGCGGACAACACCATCGTCTTCTCCGGCTCCTACTCCGAACGCATCCCCCTGGCCGACGGCTCTCCCCAGGCCCTGGTCAAGGGGCTGACCCAGGGCGTGGAGACCGTGTTCACCGCCCTTGAATCCGACCTGGCCGCCGCGCCGCTGAAAAACTGA
- a CDS encoding MlaD family protein: protein MVRKKDYFKLGLYIILGTGMLLAVVVILGAGRYFQTTFPLETYFDESVNGLSVGSPVKLRGVQVGRVAEINFVSNIYHDAKSPQSRYVYVRCEVNPDLFKEMTDDEFVEHVAREAKRGMRIRPTSLGLTGQLFLNTIYQDPKTNPPLPIDWTPEYAYIPSVPSTLSRVEEAVTTISKTLSSLRQEDLQSIIKDVKSIVGTIDDFMKTEGGREAGNRVLDILQSTRSILGRTDRLLADPAAETLIPHTASILSNVDRITSESADNIIKAAAETRAAIASFKQASQVLSKTLTDPRMDKAMAEIAPSLENISRASSDLAAAVTKVHTLINRLNGMAASQEANVRSIIEDTREVMQNVKELTDDAKRYPSGVIFGTPPSKPHPEGN, encoded by the coding sequence ATGGTACGCAAAAAAGACTATTTCAAGCTGGGGTTGTACATCATCCTCGGCACCGGCATGCTCCTGGCCGTGGTCGTCATCCTCGGGGCCGGACGCTACTTCCAGACCACCTTCCCCCTGGAGACCTACTTCGACGAGTCGGTCAACGGGCTGTCCGTGGGCTCCCCGGTGAAGCTGCGCGGCGTTCAGGTGGGCCGCGTGGCCGAGATCAACTTCGTGTCCAACATCTACCACGACGCCAAGTCGCCCCAGTCCCGCTACGTCTACGTCCGCTGCGAGGTCAACCCGGACCTGTTCAAGGAGATGACCGACGACGAGTTCGTCGAGCATGTGGCACGCGAGGCCAAGCGCGGCATGCGCATCCGGCCCACCTCCCTGGGGCTGACCGGCCAGCTCTTCCTGAATACGATCTACCAGGACCCCAAGACCAACCCGCCCCTGCCCATCGACTGGACCCCGGAATACGCGTACATCCCGTCCGTGCCCTCCACCCTGAGCCGGGTCGAGGAGGCCGTGACCACCATCAGCAAGACCCTGAGCAGCCTCAGGCAGGAAGACCTCCAGTCGATCATCAAGGACGTCAAGTCCATCGTCGGGACCATCGACGACTTCATGAAGACCGAGGGCGGCCGGGAGGCGGGCAACCGCGTGCTCGACATCCTCCAGTCCACCCGGAGCATCCTGGGCCGGACCGACAGGCTGCTGGCCGACCCGGCGGCCGAGACCCTCATCCCGCACACCGCCTCCATCCTGTCCAACGTGGACCGCATCACTTCGGAGTCCGCCGACAACATCATCAAGGCCGCGGCCGAGACCAGGGCGGCCATCGCCAGCTTCAAGCAGGCCTCCCAGGTCCTGAGCAAGACCCTGACCGACCCGCGCATGGACAAGGCCATGGCCGAGATCGCCCCCTCCCTGGAAAACATCTCCAGGGCCTCGTCCGACCTGGCCGCCGCCGTGACCAAGGTCCACACCCTGATCAACCGCCTCAACGGCATGGCCGCCTCCCAGGAGGCCAACGTCCGGTCCATCATCGAGGACACCCGCGAGGTCATGCAGAACGTCAAGGAACTCACGGACGACGCCAAGCGCTACCCGTCCGGCGTGATCTTCGGCACCCCGCCGAGCAAACCCCATCCCGAAGGCAACTAA
- a CDS encoding ABC transporter ATP-binding protein, whose protein sequence is MADNTPVISVRNLTCGYDGVVIVNDVTFDINRGEVFIILGGSGCGKSTLLKNMIGLIEPMAGRVLFGGDDLTSATGEARQTIIRKFGVMYQMGALFGSMSVLQNVMLPLEEFTDLPQEAIELIAKSKLAMVDMENAAYKMPAALSGGMKKRAAIARAMALDPGILFLDEPGAGLDPISSAVLDDLILDLSKNLGITFVIVTHELESIYKIADRVIMLDKEVKTIVAEGDPRVLRDTSDNPFVRRFFLRQPDIDTPGHGPDGQPAAQG, encoded by the coding sequence ATGGCGGACAACACACCGGTCATCAGCGTTCGCAACCTGACCTGCGGCTACGACGGCGTGGTCATCGTCAACGACGTGACCTTCGACATCAACCGGGGCGAGGTCTTCATCATCCTCGGCGGCTCGGGCTGCGGCAAGTCCACCCTGCTCAAGAACATGATCGGCCTGATCGAGCCCATGGCGGGCCGGGTCCTCTTCGGCGGCGACGACCTGACCTCGGCCACGGGCGAGGCGCGCCAGACGATCATCCGCAAGTTCGGGGTCATGTACCAGATGGGCGCCCTGTTCGGGTCCATGTCCGTGCTCCAGAACGTCATGCTGCCGCTGGAGGAGTTCACCGACCTGCCCCAGGAGGCCATAGAACTCATCGCCAAGTCCAAGCTGGCCATGGTGGACATGGAGAACGCGGCCTACAAGATGCCCGCCGCCCTGTCCGGCGGCATGAAGAAGCGGGCGGCCATCGCCAGGGCCATGGCGCTGGACCCCGGCATCCTCTTCCTGGACGAGCCGGGCGCGGGGCTGGACCCCATCTCCAGCGCGGTCCTGGACGACCTCATCCTCGACCTGTCCAAGAACCTGGGCATCACCTTCGTCATCGTCACCCATGAATTGGAAAGCATTTACAAAATAGCGGATCGGGTTATCATGCTCGACAAGGAAGTCAAAACCATCGTGGCCGAGGGCGACCCGCGCGTGCTGCGGGACACCTCGGACAACCCGTTCGTCAGGCGCTTCTTTCTCCGCCAACCCGACATCGACACCCCCGGCCACGGCCCGGACGGACAACCGGCAGCCCAAGGATAG
- a CDS encoding ABC transporter permease has product MATSNKRSPTDARVTVSPRDGGLVLALSGRLDAAGTTAVWAEAVKGASGSGFSRLTADCGGVTYMDGSGVALLLKLKELCAEKKAAIELTNLREEDSRLVDLTWDTALPKQRDSERERRGLAEAVGAAGGELWHNVREMIAFVGESFSLLGRAAVHPGMVRWKDVVLACINVGVESMFIIVLIGFLMGLIMSFQSAISLQRFGGEIFVPNMLGLVMFREMGPLVTSILLAARSGSAFAAEIGTMKINEELDALTTMGLSPMRFLVVPKLLATMAMVPLMTMFFNLASLVGGALVMLSMGYPLVTFTSRVFANVSATDFWGGMAKGLVFSFLVAGVGCLRGMQTRSGASAVGLSTTSAVVSGIILIAFADGLFAVAYYYLGI; this is encoded by the coding sequence ATGGCCACCAGCAACAAACGCAGCCCCACCGACGCGCGGGTCACCGTTTCCCCCAGGGACGGCGGCCTGGTCCTGGCCCTGTCGGGCCGCCTGGACGCGGCGGGCACCACCGCCGTCTGGGCCGAGGCCGTCAAGGGGGCGTCCGGTTCCGGCTTCTCCCGGCTGACCGCCGACTGCGGGGGCGTGACCTACATGGACGGCTCGGGCGTGGCCCTGCTGCTCAAGCTCAAGGAGCTGTGCGCCGAGAAAAAGGCCGCCATCGAACTTACGAACCTGCGCGAGGAGGACAGCCGCCTGGTGGACCTGACCTGGGACACGGCCCTGCCCAAGCAGCGGGACAGCGAACGGGAGCGGCGCGGCCTGGCCGAGGCCGTGGGCGCGGCGGGCGGCGAGCTGTGGCACAACGTGCGCGAGATGATCGCCTTTGTGGGCGAGTCCTTTTCCCTGCTCGGCCGGGCCGCCGTGCATCCGGGCATGGTGCGCTGGAAGGACGTGGTCCTGGCCTGCATCAACGTGGGCGTGGAGTCCATGTTCATCATCGTGCTCATCGGCTTCCTCATGGGACTGATCATGTCCTTCCAGTCGGCCATCAGCCTGCAGCGGTTCGGCGGCGAGATATTCGTGCCCAACATGCTCGGCCTGGTCATGTTCCGCGAGATGGGCCCGCTGGTCACCTCCATCCTCCTGGCCGCCCGGTCCGGTTCGGCCTTCGCCGCCGAGATCGGGACCATGAAGATCAACGAGGAACTGGACGCCCTGACCACCATGGGCCTTTCCCCCATGCGCTTCCTGGTGGTTCCCAAGCTCCTGGCGACCATGGCCATGGTCCCGCTGATGACCATGTTCTTCAACCTGGCCAGCCTGGTGGGCGGAGCCCTGGTCATGCTTTCCATGGGCTACCCCCTGGTGACCTTCACCTCGCGCGTTTTCGCCAACGTCAGCGCCACGGACTTCTGGGGCGGCATGGCCAAGGGGCTGGTCTTCAGCTTTCTGGTGGCGGGCGTGGGCTGCCTGCGCGGCATGCAGACCCGGTCCGGGGCCAGCGCCGTGGGACTGTCCACCACCAGCGCCGTGGTCTCGGGCATCATCCTCATCGCCTTCGCCGACGGCCTGTTCGCCGTGGCGTACTATTATTTGGGGATATAG
- a CDS encoding Lrp/AsnC family transcriptional regulator — protein sequence MNIRKIDKLDLEILNILQEDGKVSNAEIARKVGKAPSAVLERVRKLRKSGIIKGYECIVNHKALGRGLTAFTSIRVEEGVGATEVGQKLAEFPEVLEVHYTAGRDSYLVKVRVEDTEALQATLAKFGTIGPVRDTNSTIVLTTVKESRVIPLPHEND from the coding sequence ATGAATATCAGAAAAATTGACAAACTGGATTTGGAAATCCTGAACATCCTTCAGGAAGACGGAAAGGTTTCCAATGCCGAAATAGCCCGGAAGGTCGGCAAGGCTCCCTCGGCCGTGCTTGAGCGCGTGCGCAAGCTGAGGAAGAGCGGTATCATCAAGGGCTATGAATGTATTGTCAACCACAAAGCTCTGGGTCGCGGGCTGACCGCCTTCACATCCATCCGGGTGGAAGAGGGCGTGGGCGCCACCGAGGTCGGCCAGAAACTGGCCGAATTTCCGGAGGTTCTGGAAGTTCATTACACCGCAGGGCGGGATTCGTATCTGGTCAAGGTCAGGGTGGAGGACACCGAGGCCTTGCAGGCGACACTGGCCAAGTTCGGCACCATCGGGCCGGTCCGGGACACCAATTCGACCATCGTCCTGACCACGGTCAAGGAGTCACGGGTCATACCGCTACCCCACGAAAACGACTAG
- a CDS encoding proline dehydrogenase family protein, protein MSATPTSLDPRIIARGREFFTSISGESPSVFNKGWWTGKVMDWAMKNEDFKVQMFRFVDVLPCLNTSESLSRHIEEYFAGEDSNIPDVLKWGATKTKFGGGLVAKVLHKTIRSNIESMARQFIIGQEAKEAVKGIKKLRKDGFAFVLDLLGEATVSEVESDAYREGYMEVLDAIHKELDKWKPLDGGEGDLDWGNAPKVNVAVKPSAFYSQSKPVDFEGTVDGMVRSIEPVYKKVMEMGGFMCIDMEQLKYKEATVELYKRLRLKYPDYPYLGIVFQAYLKSVDEDVRLLVEWAREVNLPISIRLVKGAYWDYETVLAKQNDWPVPVWTHKPESDMAHERVARYILENHDICHFACASHNIRTISAVMENAAELKVPEDRYEFQVLYGMAEPVRKGLKNVAKRVRLYCPYGDLLPGMAYLVRRLLENTANESFLKQTFADEADRDRLLENPQETLRRQLEGKCRVEPEHTEGLPRFRNYPPVDFTVPAERAAYPASMARLRAAMGKQVPLFINGKDVTTDDTLDSYNPADPGEILGTVCQAGVAEVDAAVEAAREAYFAWRDVPPEERAQALLKAAAYLKANVHDLAALQVLEVGKQWDQAQADVGEAIDFLEYYAREMIRLGKPRRMGRAPGEMSHLFYQGKGVAAVIAPWNFPMAISVGMVSAAIVCGNPVVYKPAGSSSCVGRALVDMWKAAGLPDGVFNYCPGRGSVMGDHLVDHPDVALIAFTGSMEVGLRIQERAAVAQPGQQHCKRVIAEMGGKNATIIDDDADLDEAVLGVLYSAFGFQGQKCSACSRVIVLDAVYDRFVGRLTQAAKSIKLGPAENPANYMGPVVDKAAQENVLRYVKIAEEEGRVLVKRSVSDDVKATGGCYVPLTIVENITKEHRIAQEEVFGPVLAVMRAKDMDEAIDIANSTRFALTGAVYSRSPHHLEQVYRDFRVGNLYLNKHSVGALVERHAFGGFKMSGVGSKSGGPDYLLQFMDPRLVCENTMRRGFAPIEEGDDWLS, encoded by the coding sequence ATGTCCGCTACACCGACCTCCCTGGACCCGAGAATCATTGCTCGGGGCAGGGAGTTTTTTACGTCCATTTCCGGCGAATCTCCTTCGGTTTTCAACAAGGGCTGGTGGACCGGAAAGGTCATGGATTGGGCCATGAAAAACGAGGATTTCAAGGTCCAGATGTTCAGATTCGTTGATGTTCTTCCCTGCCTGAACACCTCGGAGTCCCTGTCGCGCCATATCGAAGAATATTTCGCGGGCGAGGATTCCAACATCCCCGACGTGCTCAAGTGGGGCGCGACCAAGACCAAGTTCGGCGGCGGCCTGGTGGCCAAGGTCCTGCACAAGACCATCCGCTCCAACATCGAGTCCATGGCCCGCCAGTTCATCATCGGCCAGGAGGCCAAGGAGGCGGTCAAGGGCATCAAGAAGCTGCGCAAGGACGGGTTCGCCTTCGTCCTCGACCTGCTCGGCGAGGCCACCGTGTCCGAGGTGGAGTCCGACGCCTACCGCGAGGGCTACATGGAGGTCCTGGACGCCATCCATAAGGAATTGGACAAGTGGAAGCCCCTGGACGGCGGCGAGGGCGATCTGGACTGGGGCAACGCCCCCAAGGTCAACGTGGCGGTCAAGCCGTCCGCCTTCTACTCCCAGTCCAAACCCGTGGACTTCGAGGGCACCGTGGACGGCATGGTCCGCAGCATCGAGCCCGTCTACAAGAAGGTCATGGAGATGGGCGGCTTCATGTGCATCGACATGGAGCAGCTCAAGTACAAGGAGGCCACGGTCGAACTGTACAAGCGCCTCCGCCTCAAGTATCCGGATTATCCCTACCTGGGCATCGTCTTCCAGGCCTACCTCAAGAGCGTGGACGAGGACGTCCGCCTGCTCGTCGAGTGGGCGCGCGAGGTCAACCTGCCCATCTCCATCCGGCTGGTCAAGGGCGCCTACTGGGACTACGAGACCGTGCTGGCCAAGCAGAACGACTGGCCCGTGCCGGTCTGGACCCACAAGCCCGAGTCCGACATGGCCCACGAGCGCGTGGCCCGCTACATCCTCGAAAACCACGACATCTGTCATTTCGCCTGCGCCTCGCACAACATCCGGACCATCTCGGCGGTCATGGAGAACGCGGCCGAGCTGAAGGTGCCCGAGGACCGCTACGAGTTCCAGGTCCTCTACGGCATGGCCGAGCCCGTGCGCAAGGGTCTCAAGAACGTGGCCAAGCGCGTGCGCCTGTACTGCCCCTACGGCGATCTGCTGCCCGGTATGGCCTATCTGGTCCGCCGCCTGCTCGAGAACACGGCCAACGAGTCCTTCCTCAAGCAGACCTTTGCCGACGAGGCGGACCGGGACCGGCTCCTGGAGAACCCCCAGGAGACCCTGCGCCGCCAGCTTGAGGGCAAGTGCCGGGTCGAGCCCGAACACACGGAAGGGCTGCCCCGGTTCCGCAACTATCCGCCCGTGGACTTCACCGTCCCGGCCGAGCGCGCGGCCTATCCCGCGTCCATGGCCCGGCTGCGCGCCGCCATGGGCAAACAGGTCCCGCTGTTCATCAACGGCAAGGACGTGACCACCGACGACACCCTGGATTCCTACAACCCGGCCGATCCCGGGGAGATCCTCGGGACCGTCTGCCAGGCGGGCGTGGCCGAGGTGGACGCGGCCGTGGAGGCCGCCCGCGAGGCGTACTTCGCCTGGCGCGACGTGCCGCCCGAGGAGCGCGCCCAGGCCCTGCTCAAGGCTGCCGCATATCTCAAGGCCAACGTCCACGACCTGGCCGCCCTCCAGGTCCTCGAAGTGGGCAAGCAGTGGGATCAGGCCCAGGCCGACGTGGGCGAGGCCATCGACTTCCTCGAATACTACGCCCGCGAGATGATCCGCCTGGGCAAGCCCCGCCGCATGGGCCGCGCCCCCGGCGAGATGAGCCATCTCTTCTACCAGGGCAAGGGCGTGGCCGCGGTCATCGCCCCGTGGAACTTCCCCATGGCCATCTCCGTGGGCATGGTCTCCGCCGCCATCGTCTGCGGCAACCCGGTGGTCTACAAGCCCGCCGGGTCCTCCTCCTGCGTGGGCCGCGCCCTGGTGGACATGTGGAAGGCCGCCGGCCTGCCCGACGGCGTGTTCAACTACTGCCCCGGACGCGGGTCGGTCATGGGCGACCACCTGGTGGACCACCCCGACGTGGCTCTCATCGCCTTCACCGGGTCCATGGAAGTGGGGCTGCGCATCCAGGAGCGCGCCGCCGTGGCCCAGCCCGGCCAGCAGCACTGCAAGCGGGTCATCGCCGAGATGGGCGGCAAGAACGCGACCATCATCGACGACGACGCCGACCTGGACGAGGCCGTGCTCGGCGTGCTCTATTCCGCCTTCGGCTTCCAGGGCCAGAAGTGCTCGGCCTGCTCGCGGGTCATCGTCCTCGACGCCGTCTACGACCGCTTCGTCGGCCGCCTGACCCAGGCCGCCAAGTCCATCAAGCTCGGCCCGGCCGAGAACCCGGCCAACTACATGGGCCCGGTGGTGGACAAGGCCGCTCAGGAAAACGTCCTGCGCTACGTGAAGATCGCCGAAGAGGAGGGCCGGGTGCTGGTCAAGCGCAGCGTGTCCGACGACGTCAAGGCCACGGGCGGCTGCTACGTGCCCCTGACCATCGTCGAGAACATCACCAAGGAACACCGCATCGCCCAGGAAGAGGTCTTCGGCCCGGTCCTCGCGGTCATGCGCGCCAAGGACATGGACGAGGCCATCGACATCGCCAACTCCACCCGGTTCGCCCTGACCGGCGCGGTCTACTCCCGCAGCCCGCACCATCTGGAACAGGTCTACCGGGACTTCCGCGTGGGCAACCTGTACCTGAACAAGCACTCCGTGGGCGCGCTCGTCGAACGCCACGCCTTCGGCGGCTTCAAGATGTCCGGCGTGGGCTCCAAGTCCGGCGGCCCCGACTACCTGCTCCAGTTCATGGACCCGCGCCTGGTCTGCGAAAACACCATGCGCCGGGGCTTCGCCCCCATCGAGGAAGGCGACGACTGGCTGAGCTAG
- a CDS encoding TetR/AcrR family transcriptional regulator → MKKKESILKAATFMFAHKGFADTSGQELARLTGVAEGTIFYHFKTKEGLLLAILEKTRDEIVDQFERFFENRPFKSGLEMTEEVISFYLYLAGLMEDKFLLLHRHILYQFSESNPEFRENLEDIYNCLVDIFEKAIVTGLEDGSICQEVHPRKSALILFTMADGLVRFKNYNLYDAGALFNELMRACRRMLQA, encoded by the coding sequence ATGAAGAAGAAGGAGTCCATCCTCAAGGCCGCCACGTTCATGTTCGCGCACAAGGGGTTCGCGGACACGTCCGGGCAGGAGCTTGCCCGCCTCACCGGGGTGGCCGAGGGGACCATCTTCTATCATTTCAAGACCAAGGAAGGGTTGTTGCTGGCGATCCTGGAGAAGACCAGGGACGAGATCGTGGACCAGTTTGAGCGGTTCTTTGAGAACAGGCCGTTCAAATCGGGTCTCGAGATGACGGAGGAGGTCATCTCATTCTATCTCTACCTGGCCGGCTTGATGGAAGACAAGTTCCTGCTGCTGCACCGTCACATTCTCTATCAGTTCTCCGAGTCCAACCCGGAGTTCAGGGAAAACCTCGAGGACATCTACAACTGCCTCGTGGACATCTTCGAGAAGGCCATCGTGACGGGGCTGGAGGACGGGTCCATCTGCCAGGAGGTCCATCCCAGGAAATCGGCGCTCATTCTGTTCACGATGGCTGATGGTCTGGTTCGGTTCAAAAACTACAACCTGTACGATGCCGGCGCGCTGTTCAACGAGTTGATGCGGGCGTGTCGCCGGATGTTGCAGGCGTAA
- a CDS encoding SulP family inorganic anion transporter — MLSRIFPFIGWFKGYNMAALRADAIAGLTVALVLIPQSMAYAQLAGMPAYYGLYASFLPPLVAALFGSSRQLATGPVAVVSLMTAASLEPLATAGSEGYIAYAILLALMVGMFQFLLGVLKLGLVVNFLSHPVVNGFTNAAAIIIASSQFSKLFGVYVDGAEHHYETIIRVVESAFHYTHWPTLGMGVLAFGIMVGLKRVNPKIPNVLVAVVVTTALSWGLGFNHDVKASVDAIRIPAVHEALVGFNTTVAALDELALERTALAKKMEEAKESGDPIRVIDIQHDQNVVGARMAGLKEKAHELRTELREELMTGVEQPDGNLIFVPRDAVPDGMTADGRTWRIKVGNTKLDPASLKMMGGGAVVGVVPSGIPAISMPSLDLKVMLHLIPFAAIISLLGFMEAISIAKAMAAKTGQRLDPNQELIGQGLANMIGACGKSYPASGSFSRSAVNLQAGAVTGMSSVFTSLMVVIALLFFTPLLYHLPQAVLAAVIMMAVIGLINASGFIHAWKAQWYDGAISILSFLCTLAFAPHLDKGIMVGVVLSLLVFLYKSMRPRVANLSRSEDESLRDATAFGLKQCQHISLVRFDGPLFFANASFLEDQITERLMGNDKLRHIIIVANGINDMDASGEEALSLIVDRVRSRGLDISLCGVNEAVMAVLERTHLLEKIGKDHVYATMESAICATHESAHRDGNEDSCPLTTVCRLA, encoded by the coding sequence ATGCTTTCACGAATATTCCCTTTCATCGGCTGGTTCAAAGGGTACAACATGGCGGCGCTCCGGGCCGACGCCATCGCGGGGCTGACCGTCGCCCTGGTGCTCATCCCCCAATCCATGGCCTATGCCCAGCTGGCTGGCATGCCCGCCTACTACGGCCTGTACGCCTCTTTCCTGCCGCCCCTGGTGGCGGCCCTGTTCGGCTCCAGCCGCCAGCTGGCCACCGGCCCCGTGGCCGTGGTCTCGCTCATGACCGCGGCCTCGCTCGAACCGCTGGCCACGGCGGGCAGCGAGGGCTACATCGCCTACGCCATCCTGCTGGCCCTGATGGTCGGCATGTTCCAGTTCCTGCTTGGCGTGCTCAAGCTCGGCCTGGTGGTCAACTTCCTGTCCCATCCCGTGGTCAACGGCTTCACCAACGCCGCGGCCATAATCATCGCCTCGTCCCAGTTCTCCAAGCTCTTCGGGGTCTACGTGGACGGCGCGGAGCACCACTATGAGACCATCATCCGCGTGGTCGAGTCCGCCTTCCACTACACCCACTGGCCCACCCTGGGCATGGGCGTGCTCGCCTTCGGCATCATGGTCGGCCTCAAGCGCGTCAATCCCAAGATTCCCAACGTCCTGGTGGCGGTCGTGGTGACCACGGCCCTGTCCTGGGGGCTGGGCTTCAACCACGACGTCAAGGCCTCGGTGGACGCCATCCGCATCCCGGCCGTGCACGAGGCCTTGGTCGGCTTCAACACCACCGTGGCCGCCCTCGACGAGCTGGCCCTGGAGCGCACCGCCCTGGCCAAGAAGATGGAGGAGGCCAAGGAGTCCGGCGATCCCATTCGGGTCATCGACATCCAGCACGACCAGAACGTGGTCGGCGCCCGCATGGCCGGTCTCAAGGAAAAGGCCCACGAGCTGCGCACCGAACTGCGCGAGGAGCTCATGACCGGCGTGGAGCAGCCCGACGGCAACCTGATCTTCGTTCCCCGGGACGCGGTCCCGGACGGCATGACCGCCGACGGCCGGACCTGGCGCATCAAGGTCGGCAACACCAAACTCGACCCGGCCTCCCTGAAGATGATGGGCGGCGGGGCCGTGGTCGGCGTGGTGCCCTCGGGCATCCCGGCCATCTCCATGCCGTCGCTCGACCTCAAGGTCATGCTCCACCTGATCCCGTTCGCCGCGATCATCTCCCTGCTCGGTTTCATGGAGGCCATCTCCATCGCCAAGGCCATGGCCGCCAAGACCGGCCAGCGGCTGGACCCCAACCAGGAGCTCATCGGCCAGGGGCTGGCCAACATGATCGGCGCCTGCGGCAAGAGCTACCCGGCCTCGGGCTCGTTCTCCCGTTCGGCGGTCAACCTTCAGGCGGGCGCGGTCACCGGCATGTCCTCGGTGTTCACCTCGCTCATGGTCGTCATCGCGCTGCTCTTCTTCACTCCGCTGCTCTATCACCTGCCCCAGGCCGTGCTGGCCGCGGTCATCATGATGGCCGTCATCGGGCTGATCAACGCCTCGGGCTTCATCCACGCCTGGAAGGCCCAGTGGTACGACGGGGCCATCTCCATCCTGTCCTTCCTGTGCACCCTGGCCTTCGCCCCGCACCTGGACAAGGGCATCATGGTCGGCGTGGTCCTGTCGCTCCTGGTCTTCCTGTACAAGTCCATGCGGCCGCGCGTGGCCAACCTGTCCCGCAGCGAGGACGAGTCCCTGCGCGACGCCACGGCCTTCGGCCTGAAGCAGTGCCAGCACATCTCCCTGGTCCGCTTCGACGGTCCGCTGTTCTTCGCCAACGCGAGCTTCCTGGAGGACCAGATCACCGAGCGGCTCATGGGCAACGACAAGCTCAGGCACATCATTATCGTGGCCAACGGCATCAACGACATGGACGCCTCGGGTGAGGAAGCCCTGTCGCTGATCGTCGACCGCGTCCGCTCCCGTGGGCTGGACATCTCCCTGTGCGGGGTGAACGAGGCGGTCATGGCCGTGCTCGAGCGCACCCACCTGCTGGAGAAGATCGGCAAGGACCACGTGTACGCGACCATGGAGAGCGCCATCTGCGCCACGCACGAGAGTGCGCACCGCGACGGCAACGAAGACAGCTGTCCCCTCACCACCGTTTGCCGCCTGGCCTAA